A part of Onthophagus taurus isolate NC chromosome 7, IU_Otau_3.0, whole genome shotgun sequence genomic DNA contains:
- the LOC111416665 gene encoding JNK1/MAPK8-associated membrane protein has product MSYSDTTCPGYYCGRTLLPDGKLSNCGACPRGSRRNDTNFLCEPCLDTPTFYDWFYLGFNVLLVLVLHLSFIDMVIMRRRFNKAIIILHTTAILEVIISGIVSLLLMHPQGEFKINICKVRNLADWYTLWQNPSPNYEKQIYCTQEAVYPLYTIVFVFHVCALFSMLLIRPWICRIYYPMQSKMSVYAAMYFIPILMVVHALIGGLLYYSFPYLIVILSVISCASHFAKKLDQSAASLMITTVLVPRNMIIVIGHWIMHAYGIISITQLTNPTDHALLILLIPVPTLFYICTAKFTDPSKFHV; this is encoded by the exons atgtcTTATTCTGATACAACTTGCCCTGGTTATTATTGCGGCAGAACATTACTTCCTGATGGAAAACTGAGTAACTGTGGAGCTTGTCCCAGGGGATCTCGACGTAATGACACTAATTTTCTTTGTGAACCTTGTTTGGATACACCAACATTTTATGACTGGTTCTATTTGGGCTTTAATgtacttttagttttagttttacatttGTCATTTATCGATATGGTTATTATGCGTCGGAG GTTTAATAAAGCTATTATAATTTTACACACAACAGCTATATTAgaagttataatttctggGATAGTTTCTTTACTTTTAATGCATCCGCAAGgtgaattcaaaattaatatttgtaaagtGAGAAATCTAGCCGATTGGTATACATTGTGGCAAAATCCCAGTCCTAATtatgaaaaacaaatttattgtacTCAAGAAGCTGTGTATCCTTT atatacaatagtttttgtatttcatgTCTGTGCACTATTTTCAATGTTACTAATAAGACCTTGGATATGTAGAATATATTATCCAATGCAAAGTAAAATGTCGGTATATGCTGCAATGTATTTTATACCAATATTAATGGTCGTACATGCACTTATTGGAGGATtattat attattcATTCCCTTATTTAATAGTTATATTATCTGTAATTTCATGTGCGTCACATTTCGCAAAAAAATTGGATCAATCCGCAGCATCTTTGATGATAACGACCGTTTTAGTGCCAAGAAATATGATAATAGTAATAGGTCATTGGATAATGCATGCTTATGGGATAATATCAATAACTCAACTTACAAATCCAACAGATCACGCcttacttattttattaattccagttccaacattattttatatttgtacCGCCAAATTTACAGATCCTAGTAAGTTTCatgtataa
- the LOC111416664 gene encoding dynein axonemal assembly factor 10 isoform X2 produces MIIIQMFLWKRTNSLLSTMDKLQKPQIICHVEKVANYSINDVKWIPSSAKFVSIGGNPNGTGIIEVYCLGGDGVERISEFCKKEHFKCGTFDASSLNSRHLATGDYTGRLQVWDLEDTLLPIYKTTKHTSVINCIDGVGGTSTGCGAPEIVTGSKDGNVMVWDVRQKDIPVAKFGPADGVTGRDCWSVGFGNSYNSEERVVAAGYDNGDIKIYDLKMMNVRWSKCVKNGVVGLQFDRKDIPMNKLVAATLESKIYLFDTRTQHPKKGFAQLSEKAHNSTVWLVKHLPQNREIFVTTGGAGTLCLWK; encoded by the exons atgATAATTATTCAAATG TTTCTATGGAAACGAACAAACAGTCTTCTTTCAACCATGGACAAGTTGCAAAAACCTCAGATAATATGCCACGTAGAAAAAGTGGCAAACTATTCAATAAACGATGTGAAGTGGATTCCGTCCTCAGCAAAATTCGTATCCATCGGCGGTAATCCAAACGGAACAGGGATAATTGAAGTGTATTGTCTTGGCGGTGATGGTGTTGAAAGAATCAGCGAATTCTGCAAAAAAGAACACTTCAAATGCGGAACATTTGATGCTTCCAGCTTAAACAGTAGACATTTAGCCACCGGGGATTATACCGGTCGTTTACAAGTTTG gGATTTAGAAGATACTTTACTTCCAATTTATAAAACCACTAAACATACCAGTGTTATTAATTGCATTGATGGTGTAGGAGGAACTAGCACGGGTTGTGGAGCTCCTGAAATTGTTACAGGATCGAAAGatg ggaATGTCATGGTTTGGGATGTACGTCAAAAAGATATTCCCGTAGCTAAATTTGGCCCTGCCGATGGTGTAACAGGAAGAGATTGTTGGTCAGTAGGTTTTGGAAATTCCTACAACTCGGAAGAACGTGTAGTAGCCGCGGGTTATGATAAcggagatattaaaatatacgatttaaaaatgatgaacGTGAGGTGGTCCAAATGTGTTAAAAATGGAGTTGTTGGTTTACAATTTGACCGAAAAGATATTCCAATGAATAAGTTGGTTGCCGCTACATTAGAATCGAAAATTTATCTGTTTGATACGAGAACTCAACACCCAAAGAAAGGATTTGCTCAACTTTCTGAAAAAGCACACAATTCAACAGTTTGGTTAGTTAAACATTTACCACAAAATCGAGAGATTTTTGTTACAACTGGGGGAGCAGGAACATTATGTTTGTGGAAATA a
- the LOC111416666 gene encoding molybdopterin synthase catalytic subunit, translating to MDYLKITAEPLSVADTNSLVLSPDCGAVSMFIGTTRDNFEGKTVVKLEYEAYEDMAFKSLQKICSDMRGKWPQIVNIAIFHRVGEVPVKEASIIIAISSPHREDSLQATQWCIDIVKKTVPIWKKEVYEGGLEPVWKENKEYTPPLLNNTSDKPELNLNVVKQGVVVPTTPSHLIQIKCSKKEVEERIDKFIERKRNEINRCNVRDFCRKTASGDDEETSCARVDSVLIKRKDSKGHLQVNRVYNTYNRDQTNADYLTKYIPKNGVDERIENLESQLSLTTPVPRSIYIRLKELENRLLYLESISPEYIQFWEKNTTNKSFKKKRIYSIQEVDRLILELETKRQKR from the exons atggattatttaaaaattaccgCAGAACCACTATCAGTTGCAGACACTAACAGTTTGGTTCTGTCTCCTGATTGTGGTGCTGTTTCGATGTTTATTGGAACGACAAGagataattttgaaggaaaAACTGTTGTTAAACTTGAATATGAAGCTTACGAAGATATGGCTTTTAAATCTTTACAGAAAATTTGTTCAGATATGAGAGGTAAATGGCCGCAAATTGTAAATATAGCAATTTTTCATCG agTCGGGGAAGTTCCTGTAAAAGAAGCTAGTATAATAATAGCTATTTCATCACCACATCGTGAAGATTCTTTACAAGCAACTCAATGGTGTATAGATATAGTTAAGAAAACAGTTCCAATTTGGAAAAAAGAGGTTTACGAGGGTGGACTTGAACCTGTatggaaagaaaataaagaat aTACACCTCCCTTATTAAATAACACTTCCGATAAACCAGAATTGAATTTAAATGTAGTTAAACAAGGTGTGGTTGTACCAACCACGCCATCACATTTGATACAAATTAAATGTTCGAAAAAGGAAGTTGAGGAACgtattgataaatttattgaaaggAAACGGAATGAAATAAATCGATGTAACGTTAGAGATTTTTGTCGAAAAACTGCGAGTGGTGACGATGAAGAAACTTCTTGTGCAAGAGTTGAttctgttttaataaaaagaaaagattccAAAGGACATTTACAGG TAAATCGTGTTTACAACACTTACAATAGAGACCAAACAAATGCTGATTAtctaacaaaatatattcctAAAAATGGTGTCGATGAAAGAATTGAAAACTTGGAGAGTCAATTGAGTTTAACTACACCAGTTCCAAGAAGTATTTATATCCGattaaaagaattagaaaaccgtttattatatttggaatcaatttccCCCGAATACATTCAATTTTGG gagaaaaatacaaccaacaaatcttttaagaaaaaacgAATTTATAGTATTCAAGAAGTTGATCGATTAATTCTGGAATTAGAAACAAAAAGACAAAAacgataa
- the LOC111416664 gene encoding dynein axonemal assembly factor 10 isoform X1 encodes MIIIQMFLWKRTNSLLSTMDKLQKPQIICHVEKVANYSINDVKWIPSSAKFVSIGGNPNGTGIIEVYCLGGDGVERISEFCKKEHFKCGTFDASSLNSRHLATGDYTGRLQVWDLEDTLLPIYKTTKHTSVINCIDGVGGTSTGCGAPEIVTGSKDGNVMVWDVRQKDIPVAKFGPADGVTGRDCWSVGFGNSYNSEERVVAAGYDNGDIKIYDLKMMNVRWSKCVKNGVVGLQFDRKDIPMNKLVAATLESKIYLFDTRTQHPKKGFAQLSEKAHNSTVWLVKHLPQNREIFVTTGGAGTLCLWKYNYPDKRIDKDGDGIPVGIIGELSPLQNSTLSSQPISGFDWCKDKIGLSVCSSFDQTLRVLITTKLHLY; translated from the exons atgATAATTATTCAAATG TTTCTATGGAAACGAACAAACAGTCTTCTTTCAACCATGGACAAGTTGCAAAAACCTCAGATAATATGCCACGTAGAAAAAGTGGCAAACTATTCAATAAACGATGTGAAGTGGATTCCGTCCTCAGCAAAATTCGTATCCATCGGCGGTAATCCAAACGGAACAGGGATAATTGAAGTGTATTGTCTTGGCGGTGATGGTGTTGAAAGAATCAGCGAATTCTGCAAAAAAGAACACTTCAAATGCGGAACATTTGATGCTTCCAGCTTAAACAGTAGACATTTAGCCACCGGGGATTATACCGGTCGTTTACAAGTTTG gGATTTAGAAGATACTTTACTTCCAATTTATAAAACCACTAAACATACCAGTGTTATTAATTGCATTGATGGTGTAGGAGGAACTAGCACGGGTTGTGGAGCTCCTGAAATTGTTACAGGATCGAAAGatg ggaATGTCATGGTTTGGGATGTACGTCAAAAAGATATTCCCGTAGCTAAATTTGGCCCTGCCGATGGTGTAACAGGAAGAGATTGTTGGTCAGTAGGTTTTGGAAATTCCTACAACTCGGAAGAACGTGTAGTAGCCGCGGGTTATGATAAcggagatattaaaatatacgatttaaaaatgatgaacGTGAGGTGGTCCAAATGTGTTAAAAATGGAGTTGTTGGTTTACAATTTGACCGAAAAGATATTCCAATGAATAAGTTGGTTGCCGCTACATTAGAATCGAAAATTTATCTGTTTGATACGAGAACTCAACACCCAAAGAAAGGATTTGCTCAACTTTCTGAAAAAGCACACAATTCAACAGTTTGGTTAGTTAAACATTTACCACAAAATCGAGAGATTTTTGTTACAACTGGGGGAGCAGGAACATTATGTTTGTGGAAATA caattaCCCTGATAAAAGAATTGATAAAGATGGTGATGGAATCCCTGTTGGAATAATCGGCGAATTATCACCATTACAAAATAGCACGTTATCATCCCAACCAATTAGTGGTTTTGACTGGTGTAAAgataaaattggtttatccGTTTGTTCATCTTTTGATCAAACACTACGGGTGTTAATAACAACCAAACttcatctttattaa
- the LOC139430733 gene encoding molybdopterin synthase sulfur carrier subunit, which translates to MNVTVRVYFFAKAKELANRKESFLTISNSLSYKDLFEALINQFNLVAIKDNIVLALNEQLIDENSVLELKTGDILAIIPPLSGG; encoded by the coding sequence ATGAACGTAACCGTTCGTGTATATTTTTTCGCAAAAGCTAAAGAGTTGGCGAATAGaaaagaatcatttttaacaatctcCAATTCATTAAGTTATAAAGATCTCTTCGAAGCTCTCATTAATCAATTTAACTTAGTAGCAATTAAAGACAATATAGTCTTAGCACTTAACGAACAACTTATAGATGAAAATAGTGTGTTGGAATTAAAAACGGGTGATATTCTTGCAATTATTCCTCCATTGAGTGGTGGCTAA